From Watersipora subatra chromosome 8, tzWatSuba1.1, whole genome shotgun sequence, a single genomic window includes:
- the LOC137401679 gene encoding exosome complex component RRP43-like yields MSAAREIQAYHRKEYLSKFIEQDVRPDNRGLGDTREARLTLGDISTADGSAMVKLGNTVVVCGIKAEITRPMANTPAAGVLVINVQLPPMCSPDFKPGPPSELAQVLSDYAQQVVTESQMVDMSQLCIESGLHCWILYCDIFCCNYDGNIRDAVILAAVGALKDLSLPTATYNSELEKISIDTDSMKHLHLSSFPIPLSFTIFDDRILLVDPTHEEEQVCQGEVTVITTGGDNICHLSKQGGPSLNPQQLALCITKAKQRWSDINKLLCSV; encoded by the exons ATGAGTGCTGCTAGAGAAATACAAGCTTACCATAGGAAAGAATATCTTTCTAAGTTCATTGAGCAAGACGTGAGGCCAGATAACAGAGGCCTTGGTGACACAAGGGAAGCG AGGCTGACCCTAGGAGACATTTCAACGGCTGATGGCAGTGCAATGGTTAAGTTAGGAAACACCGTAGTCGTATGCGGCATCAAGGCAGAGATAACTCGCCCCATGGCCAACACGCCTGCTGCCGGAGTACTCGTTATCAATGTACAACTTCCTCCCATGTGCAGTCCCGATTTTAAGCCAG GACCACCCAGTGAGTTGGCTCAAGTACTGAGTGACTATGCGCAACAGGTGGTTACGGAGTCACAAATGGTGGATATGAGCCAGTTGTGCATTGAGTCAGGTTTACACTGTTGGATACTATACTGTGATATATTCTGCTGCAACTATGATG GTAATATTAGAGATGCTGTCATACTGGCAGCTGTTGGAGCTCTCAAGGATCTCTCACTGCCTACAGCAACATACAATAGCGAGTTGGAGAAGATATCAATAGATACAGATTCAATGAAACACCTTCATCTCTCCTCTTTTCCCATCCCTTTGTCTTTCACG ATATTTGATGACAGAATTTTGCTCGTCGATCCGACACATGAGGAGGAGCAAGTATGTCAAGGGGAGGTAACTGTAATAACCACAGGCGGAGATAATATCTGTCATCTGAGTAAGCAGGGTGGACCCTCGCTCAACCCGCAACAGTTGGCCTTGTGCATTACTAAGGCTAAACAACGGTGGTCTGACATTAACAAACTTCTCTGTTCCGTTTGA